The Tautonia plasticadhaerens nucleotide sequence GGGACGGCCAGGACCAGTGCCCGCTCGAAGAACCGATGAGCCCCCGGCATTGCGACCTGGTGATCACCAACGCCGTGATCATCGACCACTGGGGGATCGTCAAGGGGGACATCGGCATCAAGGAGGGGCGGATCATCGCCGTCGGCAAGTCGGGCAACCCCCTGACCCAGTGCGGCGTCGACCCGAGGCTCGTCATCGGCCCCGGGACCGAGATCATCGCCGCCGAGGGGAAGATCGTCGTCGCCGGCGGGGTGGACACGCACATCCACTTCATCTGCCCACAGCAGATCGAGACGGCGCTGGCCTCGGGGATCACCACGCTGATCGGCGGCGGCACCGGCTCGGCCACCGGCACCTGGGCCACCACCTGCACGCCGGGCCCCTGGAACATCATGCGGATGCTCCAGGCGTTCGAGGGGCTGCCGATCAACGTCGGCATCCTGGGCAAGGGCAATGGCAGCCTGCCCAGGCCGCTGGACGACCAGATCGAGGCCGGCGCCTGCGGCCTGAAGCTGCACGAGGACTGGGGCACCACCCCCGCCGTCATCGACACCAGCCTCTCGGTGGCCGATCGCTACGACATCCAGATCGCCATCCACACCGACACCCTGAACGAATCCGGCTTCCTCGCCGATTCGGTCGCGGCCATGAAGGGCCGGGCCATCCACAGCTTCCACACCGAGGGGGCCGGCGGCGGCCACGCGCCGGACATCATCAGCATCGCCGCCCTGCCCAACGTCCTCCCGTCGAGCACCAACCCGACCCGGCCGTTCACCGTCAACACGATCGACGAACATCTCGATATGTTGATGGTCTGCCACCACCTCTCCCGGGACATCCCCGAGGACGTCGCCTTCGCCGAAAGCCGGATCCGGGCCGAGACGATCGGCGCCGAGGACGTCTTCCACGACCGCGGCATCATCAGCATGACGAGTTCCGACTCGCAGGCGATGGGCCGCATCGGCGAGGCGATCGTCCGGACCTGGCAGACCGCCCACAAGATGAAGGTGCAGCTCGGCGCGCTGGCCGGCGACTCGGCCCGCAACGACAACGAGCGCGTCAAGCGCTACGTCGCCAAGTACACCATCAACCCGGCGATCACCCACGGCATCGGCCAGCACGTCGGCAGCATCGAGGCCGGCAAGCTGGCCGACCTGGTGATCTACGAGCCCGCCTACTTCGGGGTCAAGCCGTTCCTCGTGCTCAAGGGCGGCCTGATCGTCTGCGCCCAGATGGGCGACCCGAACGCGAGCATCGCCACCCCGCAGCCGGTCTACATGAGGCCGCAATTCGCCTCGCTCGGCCGGGCCCTCTCGAAGTCGTGCCTGAGCTTCGTCTCGAAGGCGTCGCTGGAGGGCGGGATTGCGGAGCGCTACGGGCTGCAGCGCGAGCTGGTGGCGGTCGAGGGCTGCCGGGAG carries:
- the ureC gene encoding urease subunit alpha, with the translated sequence MSVRLSRKAYAKKYGPTKGDRIRLADTELIVEIEDDSTDYGEESIFGGGKSIRDGQDQCPLEEPMSPRHCDLVITNAVIIDHWGIVKGDIGIKEGRIIAVGKSGNPLTQCGVDPRLVIGPGTEIIAAEGKIVVAGGVDTHIHFICPQQIETALASGITTLIGGGTGSATGTWATTCTPGPWNIMRMLQAFEGLPINVGILGKGNGSLPRPLDDQIEAGACGLKLHEDWGTTPAVIDTSLSVADRYDIQIAIHTDTLNESGFLADSVAAMKGRAIHSFHTEGAGGGHAPDIISIAALPNVLPSSTNPTRPFTVNTIDEHLDMLMVCHHLSRDIPEDVAFAESRIRAETIGAEDVFHDRGIISMTSSDSQAMGRIGEAIVRTWQTAHKMKVQLGALAGDSARNDNERVKRYVAKYTINPAITHGIGQHVGSIEAGKLADLVIYEPAYFGVKPFLVLKGGLIVCAQMGDPNASIATPQPVYMRPQFASLGRALSKSCLSFVSKASLEGGIAERYGLQRELVAVEGCREIGKKDMRRNEATPEITVDPDTYEVRVDGEKVGSEPLAELPMTQRYFLF